Proteins encoded by one window of Sorex araneus isolate mSorAra2 chromosome 3, mSorAra2.pri, whole genome shotgun sequence:
- the LOC101555205 gene encoding bifunctional peptidase and (3S)-lysyl hydroxylase JMJD7 isoform X1: protein MAEAALDAVRRELRGFPAAARELSVPLTVPYLDEPPTPLQFYRDWVCPNRPCIIRGALQHWPALRKWSLPYFRATVGATEVSVAVTPDGYADAVRGDRFMMPAERRLPLSRVLDVLEGRAQHPGVLYVQKQCSNLLAELPQLLPDLQPHVPWASEALGKMPDAVNFWLGEAAAVTSLHKDHYENLYCVVSGEKHFLLHPPSDRPFIPYGLYPPATYQLTDDGSFQVVEEAAAEKVPWIPLDPLAPDLARYPSYSQARALRCTVQAGEMLYLPALWFHHVQQSHGCIAVNFWYDMEYDLRYSYFQLLDSLTKAAGLEQKAW, encoded by the exons aGCTCAGCGTGCCCCTGACGGTGCCCTACCTGGACGAGCCCCCGACGCCCCTTCAGTTCTACCGGGACTGGGTGTGCCCAAACCGCCCGTGCATCATCCGCGGCGCCCTGCAGCACTGGCCGGCCCTGCGGAAGTGGTCGCTCCCCTACTTCAG AGCCACGGTGGGCGCCACAGAGGTGAGCGTGGCGGTGACCCCGGATGGCTACGCGGACGCCGTGCGCGGGGACCGCTTCATGATGCCGGCCGAGCGCCGCCTGCCCCTGAGCCGTGTGCTGGACGTGCTGGAGGGCCGCGCGCAGCACCCAGGCGTCCTCTACGTGCAGAAGCAATGCTCCAATCTGCTGGCCGAGCTGCCCCAGCTGCTGCCCGACCTGCAGCCCCACGTGCCCTGGGCCTCCGAGGCGCTGG GAAAAATGCCTGATGCCGTGAACTTCTGGTTGGGAGAGGCGGCTGCAGTGACCTCGC TGCACAAGGATCACTACGAGAACCTCTACTGCGTGGTATCCGGAGAGAAACATTTCCTCTTACACCCCCCCAGCGACCGGCCCTTCATCCCCTACG GGCTGTACCCACCGGCCACCTACCAGCTAACTGACGATGGGAGCTTTCAGGTGGTGGAGGAAGCAGCTGCTGAGAAG GTGCCCTGGATCCCCCTGGATCCCTTGGCTCCAGATCTGGCCCGGTACCCCAGTTACAGCCAGGCGCGGGCCCTCCGCTGCACGGTGCAGGCCGGCGAGATGCTCTACCTGCCAGCGCTGTGGTTCCACCATGTGCAGCAGTCCCACGGCTGCATTGCCG TGAACTTCTGGTACGACATGGAGTATGACCTCAGGTACAGCTATTTCCAGCTGCTCGACTCCCTCACCAAGGCAGCGGGCCTGGAGCAGAAGGCCTGGTGA
- the LOC101555205 gene encoding cytosolic phospholipase A2 beta isoform X2: MAEAALDAVRRELRGFPAAARELSVPLTVPYLDEPPTPLQFYRDWVCPNRPCIIRGALQHWPALRKWSLPYFRATVGATEVSVAVTPDGYADAVRGDRFMMPAERRLPLSRVLDVLEGRAQHPGVLYVQKQCSNLLAELPQLLPDLQPHVPWASEALGKMPDAVNFWLGEAAAVTSLHKDHYENLYCVVSGEKHFLLHPPSDRPFIPYGLYPPATYQLTDDGSFQVVEEAAAEKAKVPGTCLLTVRVLQAHDLPSKDLVTPSDCYVTLWLPTACSQRLQTRTVRNSRNPVWNQSFHFRINSQLRNIMQLKIFDQDLVTSDDHLLSVLFDVGTLRAGELLHNSFPLGSKSKRLEVEFHLRSLPDCAEQLVSNGILVARELSCLHVRLEDTGDRQGSRGKVQLVVPGSCEGPQEASVGAGSFCFHFPACWEQELNIHLQDAPQERLKVPLNSLPTGQVVRLVFPTSQEPLMRVELKKEEGPPELAVRLGCGPCAEEQAFLSRRKQVVARALKRALQLDEDLREDEVPVIAVMATGGGIRAMTSLYGQLAGLQELGLLDCVSYITGASGSTWALANLYEDPEWSQKDLTGPTQLLKTQVTKSKLGVLAPGRLWRYQQELAERARLGHPPCFTNLWALINEALLHDEPHEHRLSEQRQALSRGQNPLPIYCALNTKGQGLSTFEFGEWAEFSPYEVGFPKYGTFIPSELFGSEFFMGRLTKKLPESRICFLEGIWSNLYAANLLDSMYWASDPGQFWERWAQDQATLEKERVPLVKIEETPTVAGRIAEFFTDLLTRRPLAQASHNFLRGLHFDKDYFDHPYFAAWKATKLDGLPNELTPTEPYLCLLDVGYLINTSCPPLLRPMRDVDLIVSLDYNLQGAFQQLQLVGRFCQEQGIPFPPVEPGADELQQPHECHLFLDPDCPESPAVLHFPLVNDSFREFSAPGIRRMPEEQAAGEVDLSPRGSPYHYSKVTYSPEDADKLLRLSHYNICNNHGQLLEALREAVRRRRLRLRGQRQE, encoded by the exons aGCTCAGCGTGCCCCTGACGGTGCCCTACCTGGACGAGCCCCCGACGCCCCTTCAGTTCTACCGGGACTGGGTGTGCCCAAACCGCCCGTGCATCATCCGCGGCGCCCTGCAGCACTGGCCGGCCCTGCGGAAGTGGTCGCTCCCCTACTTCAG AGCCACGGTGGGCGCCACAGAGGTGAGCGTGGCGGTGACCCCGGATGGCTACGCGGACGCCGTGCGCGGGGACCGCTTCATGATGCCGGCCGAGCGCCGCCTGCCCCTGAGCCGTGTGCTGGACGTGCTGGAGGGCCGCGCGCAGCACCCAGGCGTCCTCTACGTGCAGAAGCAATGCTCCAATCTGCTGGCCGAGCTGCCCCAGCTGCTGCCCGACCTGCAGCCCCACGTGCCCTGGGCCTCCGAGGCGCTGG GAAAAATGCCTGATGCCGTGAACTTCTGGTTGGGAGAGGCGGCTGCAGTGACCTCGC TGCACAAGGATCACTACGAGAACCTCTACTGCGTGGTATCCGGAGAGAAACATTTCCTCTTACACCCCCCCAGCGACCGGCCCTTCATCCCCTACG GGCTGTACCCACCGGCCACCTACCAGCTAACTGACGATGGGAGCTTTCAGGTGGTGGAGGAAGCAGCTGCTGAGAAG gCAAAGGTGCCTGGGACCTGCCTGCTCACTGTTCGTGTCCTGCAAGCCCATGATCTACCCTCCAAGGACCTTG TGACCCCCTCCGACTGCTATGTGACCCTCTGGCTGCCCACGGCCTGTAGCCAGAGACTGCAGACCCGCACAGTGCGGAACAGCAGGAACCCCGTTTGGAACCAGAGCTTTCACTTCCGGATCAACAGCCAGCTCAGG AACATCATGCAACTGAAAATCTTCGACCAGGACCTGGTCACCAGTGATGACCACCTGCTGTCCGTGCTGTTTGACGTGGGGACCCTGCGAGCCGGGGAGCTCCTGCACAACAGCTTCCCCCTGGGCTCAAAG AGCAAGCGACTGGAAGTGGAGTTTCACCTGCGGAGCCT GCCAGACTGTGCTGAGCAGCTTGTCAGCAATGGCATCCTGGTG GCCCGGGAGCTCTCCTGTCTGCACGTGCGCCTGGAGGATACAGGGGACCGGCAGG GCTCGCGGGGCAAAGTCCAGCTTGTGGTCCCCGGGTCCTGTGAGGGGCCTCAGGAGGCGTCCGTGGGTGCCGGCTCCTTCTGCTTCCACTTCCCTGCCTGCTGGGAGCAGGAGCTGAATATCCACCTGCAG GATGCCCCCCAAGAGCGATTAAAGGTGCCCCTGaactccctgcccactggacAGGTGGTGAGGCTGGTCTTTCCTACATCCCAG GAGCCCCTCATGAGGGTGGagctgaagaaggaagaagg CCCCCCGGAGCTGGCTGTGCGGCTGGGCTGTGGGCCCTGCGCCGAGGAGCAGGCCTTCCTGAGCAGACGGAAGCAGGTGGTGGCACGAGCTCTGAAGCGGGCCCTGCAGCTGGATGAAGACCTGCGGGAGGACGAG GTCCCAGTGATCGCTGTGATGGCCACGGGGGGCGGCATCCGGGCGATGACGTCCCTGTACGGGCAGCTGGCCGGCCTGCAGGAGCTGGGCCTCCTGGACTGTGTCTCCTACATCACAGGGGCTTCCGGCTCCACCTG GGCCCTGGCCAACCTCTACGAGGACCCAGAGTGGTCTCAGAAGGACCTGACTGGGCCCACCCAGCTGCTGAAGACCCAGGTGACCAAGAGCAAGCTGGGCGTGCTGGCGCCGGGCCGGCTGTGGCGGTACCAGCAGGAGCTGGCCGAGCGCGCCCGGCTGGGCCATCCCCCCTGCTTCACCAACCTCTGGGCACTCATCAATGAGGCGCTGCTGCACGATGAG ccccatgaGCACAGACTGTCGGAGCAGCGGCAGGCCCTGAGTCGTGGCCAGAACCCTCTGCCCATCTACTGTGCCCTCAACACCAAGGGGCAGGGCCTGAGCACCTTTGAATTCGGGG AGTGGGCCGAGTTCTCCCCCTATGAGGTCGGCTTTCCCAAGTACGGGACCTTCATCCCCTCTGAGCTCTTCGGCTCCGAGTTCTTCATGGGGCGCCTGACAAAGAAGCTCCCCGAGTCTCGCATCTGCTTCCTGGaag GGATCTGGAGCAacctgtatgcagccaacctcctGGACAGCATGTACTGGGCCTCAGACCCCGGGCAGTTCTGGGAGCGCTGGGCGCAGGATCAGGCCACCCTTG AGAAGGAGCGGGTCCCTCTTGTGAAGATAGAGGAGACGCCAACGGTGGCTGGCAGGATCGCTGAGTTCTTCACCGACCTGCTGACGCGGCGCCCGCTTGCCCAGGCCTCACACAACTTCCTCCGTGGCCTTCATTTCGACAAGGACTATTTCGATCACCCGTACTTCGCGGCCTGGAAAG ccaccaaACTGGATGGACTCCCCAATGAGCTGACCCCCACGGAACCCTACCTCTGCCTCCTGGACGTGGGCTACCTCATCAACACCAGCTGCCCCCCGCTGCTGCGGCCCATGCGGGATGTGGACCTCATCGTGTCCCTGGATTACAACCTCCAAGGCGCCTTCCAG CAGCTGCAGCTTGTAGGCCGGTTCTGCCAGGAGCAGGGCATCCCCTTCCCACCCGTGGAGCCGGGAGCCGATGAGCTGCAGCAACCCCACGAGTGTCACCTGTTCCTGGACCCCGATTGCCCGGAATCCCCCGCCGTGCTGCACTTTCCGCTGGTCAACGACTCCTTCCGGGAGTTCTCGGCTCCGG GCATCCGGCGCATGCCAGAGGAGCAGGCAGCCGGGGAGGTGGACCTGTCCCCCAGAGGCTCCCCCTACCACTACTCGAAGGTGACCTACAGCCCGGAGGACGCAGACAAGCTGCTCCGCCTGTCTCACTACAACATTTGCAACAACCATGGGCAGCTGCTGGAAGCGCTGCGTGAGGcggtgcggcggcggcggctgcggctgcggGGGCAGCggcaggagtga